The Chloroflexota bacterium genome includes the window ACTGCAGTGGCCGTCCCCACGCACGTGGGGGTGAACCGAGGAGCCAGAGCACGGCAGCGAAGAACACGGCGCCGTCCCCACGCACGTGGGGGTGAACCGATGGTGGGGTTGCACCCATCGAACACAGGAAAGCCGTCCCCACGCACGTGGGGGTGAACCGAAGTATGACCAGGCGAAACAAACACTTCACACGCCGTCCCCACGCACGTGGGGGTGAACCGCGTTCGCTGCCTGTCACGCATGCCGCAACACTCGCCGTCCCCACGCACGTGGGGGTGAACCGATGACAGGATGGCGATGGCGAGGTTGGTGCAGGCCGTCCCCACGCACGTGGGGGTGAACCGGACAGCCAGTAGTTACTCGCTACACGACGGCCGCCGTCCCCACGCACGTGGGGGTGAACCGATCAGCCTGGAGCGATGGCTCGAAGAGCTGGAGCCGTCCCCACGCACGTGGGGGTGAACCGAAGGGGGCAGGGGCATGAGGATATACCACCCGGCCGTCCCCACGCACGTGGGGGTGAACCGGTCGGCTTCTTCGCGTCGGCAAAGTACCAGGAGCCGTCCCCACGCACGTGGGGGTGAACCGGCAGAGGGCGTTGAGGAGATATGGGTCAAGGAGCCGTCCCCACGCACGTGGGGGTGAACCGACCCGTGCCCCCGCTCTCTTCAACAATCCGCAGCCGTCCCCACGCACGTGGGGGTGAACCGAGGACCTGCTGCGGAAGAACGCAGCAAGCGAGCGCCGTCCCCACGCACGTGGGGGTGAACCGGAAGGCGGGCCGTTTGCTCTCTACTATCAAGAGCCGTCCCCACGCACGTGGGGGTGAACCGCTCCGTAACGTCCATGCCGAGCTTTCCATTTCGCCGTCCCCACGCACGTGGGGGTGAACCGTTCAGCCGGTCGGGCGAGGTAGCGATAATCGAGCCGTCCCCACGCACGTGGGGGTGAACCGACGTCCACTGCGCCCCCGTTCATCCCGATATCGCCGTCCCCACGCACGTGGGGGTGAACCGTAGCTGGTCTCGCTCGGCTTCGCTAAGGTGACGCCGTCCCCACGCACGTGGGGGTGAACCGACAGTCGAGGACTTGTCGGAAACGCCCGCCGTGCCGTCCCCACGCACGTGGGGGTGAACCGCTAAGGCCATCTTCAAGCCGAGAGGCCGACCCGCCGTCCCCACGCACGTGGGGGTGAACCGGTATGGTGGATGCCGCCGGACCCGGGAGACGCGCCGTCCCCACGCACGTGGGGGTGAACCGAACGATTGGGATAACATGGCTTACGGGTTCAAGCCGTCCCCACGCACGTGGGGGTGAACCGCATCCCTCGGTAGAGAAACGCCATCTGCTCAAGCCGTCCCCACGCACGTGGGGGTGAACCGGTCATTGACTATCGTGGTTTGCCACACACATAGCCGTCCCCACGCACGTGGGGGTGAACCGAAGTCTGCCGCTGCTGTGAAAGCGGCAGAGACGCCGTCCCCACGCACGTGGGGGTGAACCGTATTCCCGCGACGCGACGACGTACACCCCCCAGCCGTCCCCACGCACGTGGGGGTGAACCGTATCGGGCCGTGGTAGACGCGGGGCTAAAGGAGCCGTCCCCACGCACGTGGGGGTGAACCGTCGCACGTCCCGGCGATCATGCGCACGGGGTCGCGGTCCCCACGCACGTGGGGGTGAACCGTATAAATCAGGTGTATCTCTATGTATGCCAACGCCGTCCCCACGCACGTGGGGGTGAACCCGGCAGACAAAGGCAGCCCCTGGGCAGTGGACAGCCGTCCCCACGCACGTGGGGGTGAACCGTGTCTGGTCGTTCGGCATGTTCGTCTCCTGTAGCCGTCCCCACGCACGTGGGGGTGAACCGGCGAGCGGTACGGCTGGTTACATGGCGCTCGCGCCGTCCCCACGCACGTGGGGGTGAACCGTGGACCCGGCGATGGCGAGGGACGACGACGCCGCCGTCCCCACGCACGTGGGGGTGAACCGTCGAAGAACGCACTCTGCGGATACGCGCCGAAGCCGTCCCCACGCACGTGGGGGTGAACCGTAGGGGTCGAGCACCCGCGCGTCGATCTTGGCGCCGTCCCCACGCACGTGGGGGTGAACCGCATTTCGCCAGGACGCGCTCGTTCTTGCCCTCGCCGTCCCCACGCACGTGGGGATGAACCGACCGTGTTCTCGATGACCCCGCCCAGGCCATCAGCCGTCCGCACGCGTCCGCCGGGTATCTTGGGCCTGGCGGGCATCAGTCCGTCCCAGCCGCTCTTCAGCATCCAGCAACTCGGCCAGTGAAGGACCCCTGAACTCCCTTGGGCTCAGCGCGCTTGGCGTGATGCTTCCCCACCGATGCACTCGACTCTTATCGTCTGCAGATGCTTCTACCTCCGTCCCCTCACGACCCGCTTCTAAGACCGACAGCCTCTGCTCGATCAGCCGCCGCTGTACGGTGTAGTACTTACGCACCCCATCCAGCGACATCCTCAATCTCTTGAGACCGGCCGGGAGGGTCTCCCTCATATCCTTCAGTCGCCCCTCCGCCTTACTGAGCCGACCGTCAAGTCTGTTCATTTCCTTGAGGCCGTCCCGGAGTTCCTCCTTCAATTCCTTGAGCTGAGCCTCCAGCTTGTCGCTGCGCTCCCGCTGCCTGTCGGCTGCGGAGCCGATCCCATGCTGAAGCGCTCTTTGTAAGCTGTCGCGCACCCGGCGTGTCAGCTGTCCCGACTGCACGCTGGAATTCACCGTCCTGGGGTCGATCTCCAGCACCCGCGCCGTACCGCCAATGCCCCGCAGCCGCACAAGCTCCAGGAGCAGCGCCATGAGCCGCAGGTGGTGCAGGTCCATGACGGCGCCACTGACCTTGATGTCTCGCCTTTTCTGCTTCAACTGATTCCTCCTCTCTGACTAAACCGTCCGCAAGCACGATGTCATTGTCCCTGCATGGCATGAACCCTGCGGCCGGAACTGCGCTGGCCGCCCGGTCCGGCTATTTCCACAGGAGTCGGAAGGTCAGCTTGTTCAGAAGCTCACGTTTCTTCAGCACCCTCCGCGTGTCGGAGAGCGCTGTCCGGCGATGGGTGACCTGCCCGTTGCGGTCGAAGCCACGCAGCGGAAACGTCGCCGGGGGAAGCGTCAGCCCGTGCTCCTCCAGGAGCGTCAACTCCAAGGCCAGGAACCGCTTCTCGGTGCGCAGCCAGGACAGGCTCTTTCCCTCGTCGGGATGGACGGCCTTCAGGTCCCGCCACTGGACGATCAGCGGCCAGACCTCTCCGAACACCTCCTCGTCGTCTGGGGCGGGCTCCAACGTCACGAGGTCGGGGAACTCCCGCCTGAGCATTGACCCCTTCCTGGACTGCGTGCCGGCGCCGTTCCCCTCCGCCTCGCCCCCGGCGTTCCCCGCCGTCCCGTGCTCCGCCAGTGTCTTCTCCAGCTTGAGCAGACCTTGGGCCACCTCCTCACGCACGGCTCGGATTGCGTCCTCCCATGCCCTTCGACCAACCCGACACTCCTTGCCCTGTTCCTCCACCTTGCCCTCCAGCTCTCGCAGGCGGTCCTCCATCTCGTCGTTGCGGTCCCGTTGCTCGGCTGCTGCGGACCCCACGCCATACTGAAGCGCCCTGTCCAACGCCGCCCGCATGCGCCTCGACAGCACCCCCTCGTCCAGGCCGGTGTCCAGCGTCCTGCGGTCCACCCCCAAGAGCTCGGCCGCCTTCTTGCGTCCGTGGTCCCGCTCCAGCTCTTGCAGCAGCGCCATGAGCCTCAGGTTGTGCATGTCGGCCACCTCCCTGCTGCCTTCGATGACCGGTCTTCTCTGTTTCATTCGGTGACTCCTCTCTGCAATCTGTCCAAAAGCGTGCTTCTCTTTGACGAAGCAAGACCTCGCCGGGATGGCTATGGCCCACAACACCTGTAGGGGGCTTTTCCCGCCACGCCGGATTGCCCGATTACCGCACTAGCGTCGCCGCCAGCCAAGCTCCCGTCCGGTTCGCTCTCGGTCTGCTGCCAACTCCTCAGTGGGCTCATTCTGCCGCCCCACACCCTCCGCAACCTCACTCACATGGGTCGCATCGTCGGCGTCGGACTCTGCCTCCGGTTCCTTCGGCTGCGCCTCCTCCAACGCCTCCACCCGCAAGGCAAGTCGGTCGACAAGCCCGTAGATTTCGTCCACGGACTCGACGAGACCACCGACCTGCGACTCAATCCGATCCAGCGGCATGACGTCCTGCGCAACGGGATCATCAAGGTTGGCCAGGAGCGTCTGGACTGCGTGATTCATCCTGCTCGTCAGCCGCTCCCGGCGTAGCGCCAGGGCCACCGTCTTCCGGTTCACTCCGAGGACCTCCGCCGTTCGGCGTTGCCCCTCCCGCCTCACTAGCCACTCCACGGCCCACTTGAAGTCGGGCTGCCCGGACCTCACCTCGGACTGTGGACTGCCGTCGCTCTCCACCATCTTGCTTGCCATCTCATACCTCCTGTAGGGGGTGGCCCCATTTTGTAATCGGGACCTCTTTTCCACCGGACTGGGGCCTTAACTCAAAGTGTTCACAGAACCTGGCCGATACACCCCAAAATCCGTCCATTTGCCTAGCTAATTGGCCCAGAAAGTCCGCTTCTACCCAAAGTCTCTTTTCCCTGTACAGCCCCCTGCCTGTGGTTCGCCGCGAAACAGATGGGCCGAACTGGGCCGCAGTTCCTTCAGCAAAGTCCCTTGAGAATGATCCTTATGCGATGGATTGGTCCCGTCCTGGACGGCTGAGAGGCCCTTGCGCGCCGCCTCATGCAGGCCCCGCGCCGTCCACCAGCCGCCGCCTCTCCAGGAGCTCGGACCCGGTTACTGAAATACCACAAAGGAGGCCCCATACAAACTGCCTGAAAGGGGGTACACAAATGTCGCCCCTTCCAGGCAGTTTCTTACCGCGTTCAGACGGCCCAGACTCTTGGTGAGGACCAATTCTCGCCGTCGCATTCGCCAGCGATATGCCAAGAGCTGCTCGTGATGCAAACGACATTCTGGGGAGCCTGACCCGAAGTCACGCCGGCGCTTCATTCGGGGGGCACGAGGCCGAGGCAACTGCAACCAGACGATATGGAAGACACGAAGAAGCAGAAGAGACGAGGGAGGCACGAAGGGGACGCCTCCGAGTTCGGCGTAGTCAGGGTCTTCTCCAAGCCCGCCCCTGACGCCGAGGATAGGCTGCGTCGCCTCTTCACGTTGCTGCTCGGATCCTCAGCCGGTGACGGTCAGACGGAGTCCGAGAAGGACCTGCCCCCGGACGGCCAGCGCAACGGCGACCACGTGGAGGCGGAATCCTAATGCCGTCCGAGCGGACTCCCAACCGTCAACAGCTTCAGCGGCAGCGTTCGGCCCTCAGCCAGAACGTTCCGTACCAGGCCGTCTTCGGAGACGTGTCGAAGATCATCGACGCGGCCAGGGAGTCGGCCGCCCGCTCGGTGAACGCCGCCATGACCGCCGCCTATTGGCTCATTGGGCGGCGCATCGTCGAGTTCGAGCAGTCGGGAGAAGAGCGGGCCGAGTACGGATCGGCGCTCATCGAGAGGCTGGCTGAGGACCTGACCGTGCAGTTCGGTCGGGGCTTCTCACTTCGGAACATCTACAACATGCGCCTGTTCTATCTAGACCATCCGACCGACCGAATTCTCCAGACACCGTCTGCAAAATTGGCTGCGCTTCCTCGACGGCAGATTCGCCAGGCGTCGTCTGGCATTTCCGAAGCCACCTCCGTCGAGGTGGGTTTCGACGACCTTCTGATCGCCTTTCCTTTGCCCTGGTCAGCCTACGTGCGTCTCCTGTCCGTCAGGGACAAGCACGCCCGCGAGTTCTACGAGACGGAGGCGCTGAAGGGAGGATGGTCGGTCCGTCAGCTAGACCGGCAGATCGGCTCCCAGTTCTACGAGCGCACAGCCCTCTCGAAGAACAAGGCCGCCATGCTGACCAGCGGACAGGAGCAGCGTCCCCAAGACCTCGCAGTGCCCCAGGAGCAGATTAAGGACCCTTTCGTCCTGGAGTTCCTCGATCTCAAGGACGAGTACTCCGAGGGCGACCTGGAAGACGCGCTGATACGCCACCTGGAGACCTTCCTCATGGAGCTGGGAGACGACTTCTGCTTCATGGGCAGGCAGAGGAGGCTGCGCATCGGCAACAGGTGGTACCGGGTGGACCTGCTGTTCTATCACCGGGGCCTGCGATGTCTCGTGGTCATCGACCTGAAGATCGGGGCGTTTAGCCACGCAGACGCCGGGCAGATGCACCTCTACCTGAACTACGCGCGGGAGCACTGGGTGCGCGAGGACGAGAACCCGCCCGTCGGCCTTATCCTCTGCTCCGAGAAGGACGAGTCGTTGGCGCGGTACGCCCTCGATGGTCTGCCGAACAACGTGATGGCGGGGGAGTACCGGATCACCCTGCCCGATGAGAAGCTGCTGGCCACTGAGCTTGACCGGACAAGGCAGGCGATGGAGTTGCGTGGAGCACCCTCAGAGAACGACCAGGAGGAGTGATCAGAAGCGCCTCGGGGAGTGGAGACGCGCTTTGACTCCCCTCTGTCCAACGAGGTAAAATGGAGGGCAGCAAGAAGTTGACCCGGCGGTGCGCTAACACCCCGGGCCGTGGCGCCACCTGCGGGAACAGGTGATGCGAATAGATTGTACTACTCGCAGACCCGCTCCCGACAGGAGGCGGGTCTTCTTCATTTTGAGGAATCCGAAAGGAGGCAGACATGGCGATGAGAACTACCGATAGGAAGAATGTAACGAAACGGGCGGCCATCTACGCCCGCGTCTCTGACAAGAGCCAGGACACGGAGGACAAGACCTCCATCTCCGAGCAGATCAGCGACATGGAGGCCCACTGTGAGCGGAAGGGGCTGACCATCACCGCCCGGTACCAAGAGGTTGGCAGGGGATGGTCGAAGAATCGCCCGGAGTTCCAGAGGATGCTGGCCGACGCAAAGCGAGGACGCTTCGACACCATCGTCTGCTGGAAGTCCGACCGGCTCAGCAGGGGCATGTACCCCGCAGCCGCTCTCATGGAGGTCGTCGAGGCGTACCAGATAGAGCTGGAGGCCGTCCTGGACGCCATCGACATGAAGACCTTTGGCCTCATGGCGGCCATAGGCAAGATCGAGCTGGACAACTTCCGTGAGAGGGCGTCGATGGGCAAGCGCGGTTCGGCCAAGCAGGGCCGCATCCCGGTCAATAACGTCCCCTTCGGGTACAG containing:
- a CDS encoding PDDEXK nuclease domain-containing protein codes for the protein MPSERTPNRQQLQRQRSALSQNVPYQAVFGDVSKIIDAARESAARSVNAAMTAAYWLIGRRIVEFEQSGEERAEYGSALIERLAEDLTVQFGRGFSLRNIYNMRLFYLDHPTDRILQTPSAKLAALPRRQIRQASSGISEATSVEVGFDDLLIAFPLPWSAYVRLLSVRDKHAREFYETEALKGGWSVRQLDRQIGSQFYERTALSKNKAAMLTSGQEQRPQDLAVPQEQIKDPFVLEFLDLKDEYSEGDLEDALIRHLETFLMELGDDFCFMGRQRRLRIGNRWYRVDLLFYHRGLRCLVVIDLKIGAFSHADAGQMHLYLNYAREHWVREDENPPVGLILCSEKDESLARYALDGLPNNVMAGEYRITLPDEKLLATELDRTRQAMELRGAPSENDQEE